The nucleotide sequence TCGCCAAAAGAGAGAATGGTCCCCCCATGATCCAGATAGCGGACAAGCTTCTCCCGCTCTTTCAGGAGTACCTCCTGATTGGATTCCCGGGGAATGATCAGTGCCCGATACCGATCAAGATCAACGCTTCCAAGCCGGCGGATATAGATCAGCTCCATATCCTCATACCCCGGACGGGTAAATAGATTGTAATGGAAATGCAGGCCGCTGTAGATAACACCGATCTCCAGGCTGCGGCGCCGCTCCCGCAGACGCGGAGCCTCGATTGCAACCCAGCCGATAATATTCGCCAGAGCCCTGGCGGCTCCCTGGTCGCTGGAGAAGCAATGACAGAAGATATCGAACTGGCTTCCTGCAAGGATTATTCCCTCGGTACTCACCCTGTCCTCATAGAGGATTACATCTCCCCTGCTGTTGCGAATCAGCACCTCGACATTTTCCGGGGGTACCAGGTGGCCGTGACTGCACAGACCGTTTATACCTTTGTGCCAGTGCAGGTCTTTCGACTCGATACCCTCGAGAACGGGATGGACCTTGACCTTCACCAGGGGATCGTCATCCTCCGGGGTGAAGCCGCCGGGAAGACATCCCGGAAGCCACCCCCCGTTGTAGTCGCCCAGGACGATCAGGATACCCGGCTGCTCCAGAAATTCCCGGATCACCCGTTTATAGTCTTTAAGCGCCTGCTGATCAACTGAACGGGGGACGATGATGGCATCGTAAAAACTGAGGTCAATCTCCGGAAGTTTATACACATCGACAGGGTAAAACAGACCGCGGTACTTCGGGTCATTCAGGGTCTGATGCTGAAAACTGATTCCGGAATAGAGAACACCGATTCTATTCATTTCTATCTCCTGGTAGTATTTAGTATACGGGGATCAGGGCTCTTCCTCGTCCCCGCGAATGGGTATATTCAACCCCGCGAATCTCCAGACCATAGAGTCTGCGCAGGTTATCATCGTTCATGGTATCGTCAGCAGGTCCGAACAAGTACTCGTCAGGGGAGTACATAAGCAGCACGTCATCGGCAGCAAAGGCGGCGTGGTCGGGAGAGTGGGTCGTGAATATAATACTCAGCCCCTCATTACCGGACAAATCCCGGATGGTATTAAGAATCCTGCCCTGGTTTTTGAAATCAAGGGCCGACGTCGGTTCGTCCAGAACAAGGAGGCTGCATTCCGAGGCCAGGGCACGGGCGATCAGTACAAGCTGCTGTTCGCCGCCGGAAAGGGAAGAGAAATCCCGGTCCCGGAAACGGGTGATCCCCAGGGTATCCAGCAGGGATTCGGCGATATGATAATCCGCCGCTCCTGGCGAAGAGAATAACGGTATATGCCTGGCCCGGCCCATTACCACCATATCCAGAACAGAATATGAAAAGACCACCGAAGCCTTCTGGGGAACGTAACCGCACTCCCCGTTTCGGATTATCTCTCCTCCGCCGACAGGAAACAGCCCCAGCAGACATTTCAGCAGGGTAGTTTTGCCCCGTCCGTTGGGGCCGAGGATGGCCATGGATTTTCCTTTCTCCAGCCTGAAACTGTGGTTACGGAATATCTTCCCTCCTCCGGAGTACCCGAAGGAGATATCCCGTGCCTCAATCATGCTTCCACCCCCTTCCCTGGGTTCTTTTCAGGAGATAACCGAATACCGGTGCGCCGATTATCGCGGTAATGACCCCCAGGGGAATCTCCGCCGCGGTGGCAGCCCTGGCAAGATTGTCGATCCAGAGCAGATAGATCCCTCCAGCCAGGGCAGAGGCCGGAAGCAGACGCCGGTGGTCCGGTCCCACCAGCATGCGGGCAATATGAGGAACCACCAGTCCGACCCAGCCGATAATCCCTGCCGCACTGACGACTGCCGCGGTTATGACCGTAACCGCGGTCAGGATGGCCCAGCGGAGCCTGTCGGTTTTTATACCCAGCGACTCGGCCTCCTCGTCGCCTATACTTACGATGTTTATCCGGAAACGGATAAGATAGAGAAACAGACAGCAGAGGATAATCGGCCCGGCGGCAATGAAGAGCTTTTTATAGGTCATGGTCGCAAAACTCCCCATAAGCCAGACGACAATCGCCGGAAGCTTGTCGTAGGGATCGGCGACATACTTTATAAGGGACGTAAGGGCGGTAAAGAATGCTCCGGCGATGACCCCGGAAAGAACCAGCATAAGTACCGGGGAACGCCCCTGGCTGCGGCTCATAAGATAGACCCCTGCAACGGAAATCAGACCGAAGGCAAAGGCGCTGCCCATGGTCAGTACCTGACTGGAGAAGAACAGGATGGCCAGGGCTCCGCCGAAGCCGCTCCCGGTGGAGACACCGATAACTTGAGGCTCCAGCAGGGGATTACGGAATATTCCCTGAAGCACAGCCCCGCTTATCGCAAGGCCCGCTCCGGAAATCACCGCCATGGCCACCCGCGGCCCCCGGATAAGTGTAACCACCCGGAAGTCGGTGGAGGTCCAGAAAGGCTCCAGAGGAAAAATCGGGGACAGCAGAATACCCGCAACCTTATGCAGGGCGACACCATAGCGACCCACGGTAAAGGAGCCAACAACGGAAACGGCGAGGAGAATACCCAGCATGGTCATGCGGCGGGCGACACCGGTCTTCACCGCCGCGTACTGCGACATACGGACCGCCTGCTATCGTGTAAACACCGAATATCCTGCGGCATCGGCGTTCATGCCAATCCGCAGGATACCGTCAATCTGCTCCTCCGTGGGGACCTTGCCGTAGATCCATTCGTAGTTAGCGGCAATCTCCGCCCGTAAATCATAGCTGAACATATCCGGGTGAAACACCATGGCAAGCCACTTCCACATCAGAGGAGACTCCTGGTTTGGCGGATCCCAGCGGTAGCCTCCGAGGGGAACCTTGTATACCTTACGGTGTCGCACAGCGCTGACGTCGGCAAGCTTCTCGTTGGCATACACATCCGCGGGGGTCAGTTCCGATTCGAACCCGTTGAGAAGGATTATCTCCGGATCCCATGCTATGATCTGCTCCTCGCTGACCTGAGGGAAACTTTTCATCTCTCCTGCCGGGTTAACAGCCCCTGCCAGATTCAGGTAAAAATCGTTATAGGTTCCCTCGCCTGCAACGCTTTTGCTGGACAGGTAACGGAGAAAATAGAGGACCCGTGGCTTTTTCACCTGAGGCACCGCCTCCATCGCGCCCTGTATCTCCTCCAGCGTCTCATGGTGCCAGTCCAGGATGCGCCGCGCCTTCTCTTCCCGTCCCAGAACAGTGCCGAAGGCCTGAATCCAGCCTTCCAGATATTCCTGGTTGCCGTAGAGCAGCAGGGCTGTATTGATGCCGGCATTCTCAAGAGGATCGGTAACGTCCGCCCCGAGATGTCCCCACTGAAACACCAGCTGGGGATCTACCTGCAAAAGGGTCTCCACATTGGGCATGAACCCGTCGCCTACTACATCGCTGCGGATATCCAGGGCCTCGGGAAAAAACTCCTTGAGAATTCCCTCCTCCAGGGCCGATTTCGATTTGGGATGCATCCCTACCAGACGATCGGTACCGCCATCAATGGCTATCATCATGCTTGCTGCGGGTATCGGTATGGTAACGACCCGCTTTACCGAGGCAGGAACAGCTACCTGGCGTCCGGTCTGGTCGGTTATAACCAGACCGGACTCTTCGGCAGAAGCACCTTCCTGCCCGCCGGCAGCAAATAGGGGTATACTAAAGCAAAGCAAGATTGTTGCACTAAGAAAAATGATCGCGAAAAAACCGGTACGTGAAAAACCAAGAAACTTCATGGCACTCTCCATCAACATCTCTACTTTATAGTTATTTCTATAATGTTAATTGACATTAACTTTTTCATTCTGATTAGTCAAGCCTCTGTCTGAACCCGGAAAACACCATCCATATCAAGCCTTGCGCCAGAAACAGAAACTACCGAAAAAGCAACAGAATGCGTACTCCTGTCGTAGCTGGTGTAAACTGACAAATGGAAGCAGTTCGGTCAGGTGAATACTGAATCTGCACAGATATATACAAACAGTTTCTTGCAATATGATATAATCATATCTGGTATTATATTATCAGACGTTGGTTTTGAATAAATAATGGTTAGAATACGGGCTTTGAATAGAAAAACAATAATCTTTACATGCATGTCTCTGGTTCTAAAAATTATTGCTATGTATGTGTTTATATATAATGCACGTCCTTCGGAATTATACTTCGAGAAGAATATAGTTTTCTATATATTTTCTACATTCTGCTTTTTATATACAATGATATTACCCGTCATCAGGTTAGCCAGAACATATAGAATATTTATTTTTTTCTGGACGGTTCTCTTTATCCTTTTTACTTATCAGTTCGGAAGTTATGTTCACATAAGATTAATCATAATAATCAGCTTTTTTATAGAAGTTGGAGTATATGAAAATTTTCCTATCAATATTATTCTTAGTCATTTAGTACTTATATCGGTTGTATCGTTTTATTACTATATAACACGCATATATGGACCGCCCATGGAACTAAACCAGTATAATGAATACGTATATCTATCGGTTTTGGAAGTGATCATCATAATAATATGTCTTTCTACGTACTATCATGAAAAAATGCTGGAGAATTATGAAAAGACAAAGACCTTGAACAACATTATTAATAGAATGTTGAAAACACAACAAAAATCACTAGATTATGCGAAATCCGTTAAAGAAATATCTACCAAGAATGAACGAAATAGACTAGCTTCAGAATTACATGATTCGATAGGCTATTCCTATACAAATCTAAAAATGATACTGGAAGCATGTAAAGACCTTCTTGTAAAGGATAGAGAAAAAACAAAACAATTACTTGAGATAGGACTTGACCAGGTCTCAAGTGGCCTGATCGAGGTACGCAACACGCTTTATCAAATACGAAAACTAGAAACACCTACTACCTATCTGAACAGTATAAACCAGCTCATTAATGTATTCCAAAAAACAACAGGTATTAATATTGCTGTACATTATACAAATATGCCATATACATGCAATAATGAAATTGGGGTAGCATTCTATCATGTAATCAGAGAAAGCCTGGTAAATGCCTTACTTCATGGTAATTCAACAGCAGTTTCCATTTCCTTTTGGTCTGATTTTAATGATTTCCAGGTAATTATATCAGATAATGGAAAAGGATCTGCAGTAATAAAAGAAGGCCTTGGCCTACTAGGAATGCAGGAACGAATAGGCAGGATAGGTGGGACTCTCAATTATTATAATACAATTAATGGTTTCGAGATCAAAGCCACTATACCCAAGGAACAATCATGAAAGATATGATCAGAATAGTAATAGCGGACGATCAAAAATTATTTGCTGATAATCTTCACATTGTACTGGAATCGAGAACAGAAGACATTAAGGTAGTCGGAATTGCTTATAACGGAAAGGAAGCAGTGGAGATAGCAGAAAAAACATCTCCACACATTATTCTCATGGATGTGCGAATGCCGGTTATGGATGGGGTTGAAGCATTATCCAGAATAAAAAAGAAGAACATTAATACGAAAACACTTATGCTGACTACTTTTGACGATGACAAGTATGTAAATTCAGCGCTTGCGCATGGCGCTGTCGGATATCTGCTCAAAATTTCTTCTCCGACTGAGATTATCTCCTCGATACGAGCCGTTTTTGAGGGATCCGTTCTCCTGTCTCCTAAGATTCTAGAAAACATTATTCATGCATCCCCTGAACACAGTTCATGTACGATGAGATATGGAGATACCTTTTTGTCACCTTATGAGGATAAAATAAATATTATTGATGAATTAACCGCCCGCGAAATGCAGATTGTTAATTTAATTTCTTTAGCATACGACAACAAGAAAATCGGAGAGGAATTAGGAATAACCGAACAAACAGTTAAAAACTACATCAGTAAAATATTCATGAAACTTGGTATCTCTAAAAGGACACAGTTAATGCGAGTTTATATTGACTGGCAATCGATGCATAAAAATACCTTTTAGAAAGAACACAGGATGTTACTTCGTTCAGGACAAAAACACCCTGTGTTTTTTTCTCTCTCAATTATTTATAGCTTCATTCATTGCTGTTTCTGCATCAATAAGAGCGGATTGAATATCCTTCACGTCAAACCAGATGTTTTCAAGTTCTCTGAGAAACGCCTGCTCAGCAGATTGTCCGTTCTTTACAGATATCGGATAAGGCGTACCATATTCCATCGCATCGATAAATACCTGTAAATCCAAAGTCGGGTATTTCTCCAACCATTTTTTCTCAGAGCCTCTATATGCCGGAATAACTACATCCGTCTGAGCCACCCCAGCTTCCTTGCTGGCAAGATATTTCAAGAATTTCCACGAACTCTCAACACTATCAGATTTCGAAGGCATTACCCAAGCCAGCGAGTGTACTATTGTAGCCCGCCTTTTTTCTTTTGGAAGCGGTGCAACACCAAGGTCTTCACCTAGTGCTTCAAAATATGGCGGGACAAACCAGTTTCCACCTATAGACATTGCCAACTTTCCTGAAGAAAAAACTGTTTCTTCTTTTAACTCGTTTCTCTGTATTCCACCCGGTGCCGCTTCATATTTATAGATACAATCATATAGAAATTGAACGGCCTCATACGCTTCCGGCGAGTTAACCGCGGAAGCTGTTCCAGCTTCATTATAGATTTGACCCCCATTCTGATAGATGAAACAGGTGGTTATCGCGTTATAAGCAAAA is from Marispirochaeta sp. and encodes:
- a CDS encoding ABC transporter ATP-binding protein; protein product: MIEARDISFGYSGGGKIFRNHSFRLEKGKSMAILGPNGRGKTTLLKCLLGLFPVGGGEIIRNGECGYVPQKASVVFSYSVLDMVVMGRARHIPLFSSPGAADYHIAESLLDTLGITRFRDRDFSSLSGGEQQLVLIARALASECSLLVLDEPTSALDFKNQGRILNTIRDLSGNEGLSIIFTTHSPDHAAFAADDVLLMYSPDEYLFGPADDTMNDDNLRRLYGLEIRGVEYTHSRGRGRALIPVY
- a CDS encoding iron ABC transporter permease, with product MSQYAAVKTGVARRMTMLGILLAVSVVGSFTVGRYGVALHKVAGILLSPIFPLEPFWTSTDFRVVTLIRGPRVAMAVISGAGLAISGAVLQGIFRNPLLEPQVIGVSTGSGFGGALAILFFSSQVLTMGSAFAFGLISVAGVYLMSRSQGRSPVLMLVLSGVIAGAFFTALTSLIKYVADPYDKLPAIVVWLMGSFATMTYKKLFIAAGPIILCCLFLYLIRFRINIVSIGDEEAESLGIKTDRLRWAILTAVTVITAAVVSAAGIIGWVGLVVPHIARMLVGPDHRRLLPASALAGGIYLLWIDNLARAATAAEIPLGVITAIIGAPVFGYLLKRTQGRGWKHD
- a CDS encoding ABC transporter substrate-binding protein, giving the protein MKFLGFSRTGFFAIIFLSATILLCFSIPLFAAGGQEGASAEESGLVITDQTGRQVAVPASVKRVVTIPIPAASMMIAIDGGTDRLVGMHPKSKSALEEGILKEFFPEALDIRSDVVGDGFMPNVETLLQVDPQLVFQWGHLGADVTDPLENAGINTALLLYGNQEYLEGWIQAFGTVLGREEKARRILDWHHETLEEIQGAMEAVPQVKKPRVLYFLRYLSSKSVAGEGTYNDFYLNLAGAVNPAGEMKSFPQVSEEQIIAWDPEIILLNGFESELTPADVYANEKLADVSAVRHRKVYKVPLGGYRWDPPNQESPLMWKWLAMVFHPDMFSYDLRAEIAANYEWIYGKVPTEEQIDGILRIGMNADAAGYSVFTR
- a CDS encoding histidine kinase; the encoded protein is MELNQYNEYVYLSVLEVIIIIICLSTYYHEKMLENYEKTKTLNNIINRMLKTQQKSLDYAKSVKEISTKNERNRLASELHDSIGYSYTNLKMILEACKDLLVKDREKTKQLLEIGLDQVSSGLIEVRNTLYQIRKLETPTTYLNSINQLINVFQKTTGINIAVHYTNMPYTCNNEIGVAFYHVIRESLVNALLHGNSTAVSISFWSDFNDFQVIISDNGKGSAVIKEGLGLLGMQERIGRIGGTLNYYNTINGFEIKATIPKEQS
- a CDS encoding response regulator transcription factor codes for the protein MKDMIRIVIADDQKLFADNLHIVLESRTEDIKVVGIAYNGKEAVEIAEKTSPHIILMDVRMPVMDGVEALSRIKKKNINTKTLMLTTFDDDKYVNSALAHGAVGYLLKISSPTEIISSIRAVFEGSVLLSPKILENIIHASPEHSSCTMRYGDTFLSPYEDKINIIDELTAREMQIVNLISLAYDNKKIGEELGITEQTVKNYISKIFMKLGISKRTQLMRVYIDWQSMHKNTF
- a CDS encoding sugar ABC transporter substrate-binding protein; protein product: MRRYVILMVLLGFFYNMAWSSGENESSASDVETIDLYYWDENQKSAIDKIISGFEEENPQIKVIGTIVPWSQYWTKLQTTLTAGAGPDVFWLNAANAVQFIPAGLIYNIQELINEDRIDMSVMPDVSKELYTYNGDLYGIPKDYDNVGLFYNKALFDKAGLSYPDSTWTWQDYRNTAIELTIPGEQWGMWVSDFAYNAITTCFIYQNGGQIYNEAGTASAVNSPEAYEAVQFLYDCIYKYEAAPGGIQRNELKEETVFSSGKLAMSIGGNWFVPPYFEALGEDLGVAPLPKEKRRATIVHSLAWVMPSKSDSVESSWKFLKYLASKEAGVAQTDVVIPAYRGSEKKWLEKYPTLDLQVFIDAMEYGTPYPISVKNGQSAEQAFLRELENIWFDVKDIQSALIDAETAMNEAINN